A single genomic interval of Panthera uncia isolate 11264 chromosome A1 unlocalized genomic scaffold, Puncia_PCG_1.0 HiC_scaffold_17, whole genome shotgun sequence harbors:
- the LOC125935142 gene encoding 60S ribosomal protein L10-like — translation MRGAFGKPQGTVARVHIGQVIMSIRTKLQNKEHVIEDLHRAKFKFPGHQKIHISKKWGFTKFNADKFEDMVAEKRFIPDGYGVKYIPNRGPLDKWQALHS, via the coding sequence ATGCGGGGTGCCTTTGGAAAGCCCCAGGGCACAGTGGCCAGGGTCCACATTGGCCAAGTCATCATGTCCATCCGTACCAAGTTGCAAAACAAGGAGCATGTGATTGAGGACCTACATAGGGCCAAGTTCAAGTTCCCTGGCCACCAGAAAATCCACATTTCCAAGAAGTGGGGCTTTACTAAGTTTAATGCAGACAAATTTGAAGACATGGTGGCTGAAAAGCGGTTCATCCCAGACGGCTATGGGGTCAAATACATCCCTAATCGTGGCCCCTTGGACAAatggcaggctctgcactcatga